One stretch of Hemitrygon akajei chromosome 18, sHemAka1.3, whole genome shotgun sequence DNA includes these proteins:
- the LOC140741322 gene encoding uncharacterized protein isoform X1 codes for MEQENGPGPAGDSEESGPGSAGDSEESGPGSEYSPESEKLVQISMSLVAERNLHAEEHRMEDMKEALAKLMTIRLDRENISTLGNFECVENICSLYLQQNQIKKIENLELFHNLRFLTLAGNRIQKVENLKCLQKLGFLDLSDNQIEQLDPGEFPDRLIILNMSGNDCTKQEEYREQVIQTLPVLQQLDGILVQRKKDPNEAGEIHDSDGSENEEDSDELDDTEVEKNDSLPNIFTSPEKIKDFFAELHKEMVCRSQQRRKEAEKEHKNRLNELQEIRKQLTQMQYEPIKMNKLSNYPRNDPNFNLREDGQNEEHAAQADTLD; via the exons ATGGAGCAGGAGAACGGGCCGGGGCCGGCAGGAGATTCGGAGGAGAGCGGCCCGGGGTCGGCAGGAGATTCGGAGGAGAGCGGCCCGGGGTCGG AATACTCACCTGAATCAGAGAAGTTGGTACAGATTTCCATGTCGCTGGTTGCTGAGCGAAATCTGCATGCTGAGGAACATAGAATGGAAGATAT GAAAGAAGCTCTGGCAAAGCTAATGACTATTCGATTAGACCGAGAGAATATCAGCACCCTAGGAAATTTTGAGTGCGTGGAAAATATCTGCAGTCTTTACCTTCAGCAG AATCAAATTAAGAAGATAGAAAATTTAGAATTGTTTCACAATTTAAG GTTTTTGACACTGGCTGGCAACAGAATCCAGAAAGTGGAAAACCTAAAATGCTTACAGAAATTGGGATTCTTAGACCTCTCAGATAATCAGATTGAACAACTGGATCCAG GTGAATTTCCAGACCGTCTCATCATTCTGAATATGTCAGGCAATGACTGCACAAAACAGGAAGAATATAG GGAGCAGGTGATACAGACTCTTCCTGTCCTGCAGCAACTTGATGGTATCCTTGTCCAAAGAAAGAAAGATCCaaatgaagctggagaaattCATGATTCAGATGGTTCTGAAAATGAGGAGGATTCTGATGAACTGGATGACACTGAGGTTGAGAAGAATGATTCATTACCTAACATCTTCACTTCACCAGAAAAAATAAAAG atttctttgCTGAGCTTCATAAAGAAATGGTCTGTCGATCTCAACAGCGAAGGAAGGAAGCTGAAAAGGAACACAAGAACAGGCTGAATGAACTGCAGGAGATCCGTAAACAGTTAACTCAAATGCAATATGAACCAATAAAAATGAACAAGCTTTCTAATTATCCAAGAAACGATCCAAATTTTAATTTGCGAGAAGATGGCCAAAATGAAGAACATGCTGCCCAAGCTGATACCTTGGATTAA
- the LOC140741322 gene encoding uncharacterized protein isoform X3 — MEQENGPGPAGDSEESGPGSAGDSEESGPGSGSFLNTTKQTRGNLQMLEIQATHTKCWWNTAGQAASRRRSTVDVSGRDPSSGLTERKDSEFPDRLIILNMSGNDCTKQEEYREQVIQTLPVLQQLDGILVQRKKDPNEAGEIHDSDGSENEEDSDELDDTEVEKNDSLPNIFTSPEKIKDFFAELHKEMVCRSQQRRKEAEKEHKNRLNELQEIRKQLTQMQYEPIKMNKLSNYPRNDPNFNLREDGQNEEHAAQADTLD; from the exons ATGGAGCAGGAGAACGGGCCGGGGCCGGCAGGAGATTCGGAGGAGAGCGGCCCGGGGTCGGCAGGAGATTCGGAGGAGAGCGGCCCGGGGTCGGGTAG cttcttaaataccactaagcaaacacgaggaaatcttcagatgctggaaattcaagcaacacacacaaaatgctggtggaacacagcaggccaggcagcatcgagaaggagaagcactgtcgacgtttcgggccgagacccttcttcaggactaaccgaaaggaaagata GTGAATTTCCAGACCGTCTCATCATTCTGAATATGTCAGGCAATGACTGCACAAAACAGGAAGAATATAG GGAGCAGGTGATACAGACTCTTCCTGTCCTGCAGCAACTTGATGGTATCCTTGTCCAAAGAAAGAAAGATCCaaatgaagctggagaaattCATGATTCAGATGGTTCTGAAAATGAGGAGGATTCTGATGAACTGGATGACACTGAGGTTGAGAAGAATGATTCATTACCTAACATCTTCACTTCACCAGAAAAAATAAAAG atttctttgCTGAGCTTCATAAAGAAATGGTCTGTCGATCTCAACAGCGAAGGAAGGAAGCTGAAAAGGAACACAAGAACAGGCTGAATGAACTGCAGGAGATCCGTAAACAGTTAACTCAAATGCAATATGAACCAATAAAAATGAACAAGCTTTCTAATTATCCAAGAAACGATCCAAATTTTAATTTGCGAGAAGATGGCCAAAATGAAGAACATGCTGCCCAAGCTGATACCTTGGATTAA
- the LOC140741322 gene encoding leucine-rich repeat-containing protein 46-like isoform X2, translating to MSLVAERNLHAEEHRMEDMKEALAKLMTIRLDRENISTLGNFECVENICSLYLQQNQIKKIENLELFHNLRFLTLAGNRIQKVENLKCLQKLGFLDLSDNQIEQLDPGEFPDRLIILNMSGNDCTKQEEYREQVIQTLPVLQQLDGILVQRKKDPNEAGEIHDSDGSENEEDSDELDDTEVEKNDSLPNIFTSPEKIKDFFAELHKEMVCRSQQRRKEAEKEHKNRLNELQEIRKQLTQMQYEPIKMNKLSNYPRNDPNFNLREDGQNEEHAAQADTLD from the exons ATGTCGCTGGTTGCTGAGCGAAATCTGCATGCTGAGGAACATAGAATGGAAGATAT GAAAGAAGCTCTGGCAAAGCTAATGACTATTCGATTAGACCGAGAGAATATCAGCACCCTAGGAAATTTTGAGTGCGTGGAAAATATCTGCAGTCTTTACCTTCAGCAG AATCAAATTAAGAAGATAGAAAATTTAGAATTGTTTCACAATTTAAG GTTTTTGACACTGGCTGGCAACAGAATCCAGAAAGTGGAAAACCTAAAATGCTTACAGAAATTGGGATTCTTAGACCTCTCAGATAATCAGATTGAACAACTGGATCCAG GTGAATTTCCAGACCGTCTCATCATTCTGAATATGTCAGGCAATGACTGCACAAAACAGGAAGAATATAG GGAGCAGGTGATACAGACTCTTCCTGTCCTGCAGCAACTTGATGGTATCCTTGTCCAAAGAAAGAAAGATCCaaatgaagctggagaaattCATGATTCAGATGGTTCTGAAAATGAGGAGGATTCTGATGAACTGGATGACACTGAGGTTGAGAAGAATGATTCATTACCTAACATCTTCACTTCACCAGAAAAAATAAAAG atttctttgCTGAGCTTCATAAAGAAATGGTCTGTCGATCTCAACAGCGAAGGAAGGAAGCTGAAAAGGAACACAAGAACAGGCTGAATGAACTGCAGGAGATCCGTAAACAGTTAACTCAAATGCAATATGAACCAATAAAAATGAACAAGCTTTCTAATTATCCAAGAAACGATCCAAATTTTAATTTGCGAGAAGATGGCCAAAATGAAGAACATGCTGCCCAAGCTGATACCTTGGATTAA